The Terriglobus roseus sequence GCTGGCGTGGCCATCGCCAGGCTGGATACCCTCCAACGCATTGCGTAGTTGCGCCAGGTCCTCGATGGGCTGCGTCAACATCGCAACCTGACCGCCCAGCGCAACGATCTGCGCCTTCTGGGAAGAAGGCTTCGCATTCAGCGTGGCCAAGGCCTGCTGCTTCGCGTCCCCGAAACGCGAACCCGCGCGCATGCTGAAGGAGTTGTCGAGAACGATCAGCAGCAGTCTCCCTGTCGGATCGCTCGCAGGCCGACGGAGGAACGGGTTCGCAAATGCCAGCACCAGCAACAACAGCAGAGCCGCACGCAGCGCGAAGAGCAACAGGTATTTCAATCGCCGGTGCTTCGTAGAGCTCTGTGTACCGCGCTCGAAGAACATCAGCGACGCCATAGGCCTCGGTACGGTGATGTGACGCTTCAGCAGGTGCACAAACACCGGCACACCCAGCGCGAGCAGACCACCCAGGAACCATGGAGAAAGAAGTCCCATCAGTTGCCCGCCTGTCGCAGTGTGAGGTACTCACGCAAGGCATTGTCGAGCGGCTGATCAGTCAGCAGCAACTGATAATCCATGCCGGCCGCCTTCGTCTTCGATCGCAACGATTCGACATGCGCGTCGATCTTCTCGCGATACGTCGTCTTCGCGTATTCCGGAATCACTTCAATGCGTTGTTCCGTCTCAAGATCCACCAGCACCGACGGCCCATTCATTACCGGCCGCACCTCCTGCGGATCGAGAATGTGAAAGAGTACGACCTCATTGCCATGGAAGCGTAGCGGCTCAATGGTCTTCACAACGAGCTCAGGATCTTCGTAAAAATCGGAGATGACGATGGCAATACCGCGCCGGTGCAACAACTCCTGAAAATGCTGCAGTGGTTTACCAAAATCCGTCCGGGCACGCGGCTCTGCAGCTTCAAGACCTCCGAGCAGACGAGCAAGCTGCCCGTTGCGCACGGAGGGCCGAACGTAATCACGCACCTCATCGTCAAAGACGATTAGACCCGCAGCATCGCGCTGCCGCTTGATCGCGAGATAGAAAAGTGCCGCCGCTATGAAGCGCGCGTAGTCCATTTTCTTGACGCCGCCGCTGGTGAACTCCATTGAGTTACTCGCATCCAGCAACACGGTAAGTTGACTGTTCGTCTCACCGCGATAGCGCTTGATGTAAGTGCGATCGGTGCGCCCGTACAAGCTCCAATCGACATGCCGCAGATCGTCCCCGGGCGCGTACGCGCGATACTCCGCGAACTCCTGCGAAAACCCAAAGTCCGGCGAACGGTGCAGGCCGGCGACGAAGCCGTCCACAACCGTGCGCGCCAGCAGGTCCAGCGAGGAGATGGTGCCAAGCACCGCGGGATCGAGGAAGCGTTGCACCGTGTCAGCCCTTCGGCTGCGGAATCGCAGCAATCAAACGATTAAGAATGTTGTCCGTGTCGATGCGCTCAGATTCCGCATGAAAGTTCAGCAGGATCCGATGACGCAACACTGGCACTGCAACGGCGGTGATGTCCTCGTAGGTGACGTGATACCGCTTGCGCGACAAGGCCCGAGCCTTTGCAGCGAGCACGATGAACTGTGCCGCACGAATGCTGCCGCCGTAACTGACATACTTCTTCACAAAGTCCGGAGCGTTGTCGCTCTTATGACGAGTGGCACGGACCAGGTTCACGACATACCGTGCGAGTGTCTCCGCAATGGGGACCTGCCGCACCAGTGTTTGAAAGCCAAGAAGCTCCTCCGCATGGGTCACCGGCACAATCTTCGGCGTACGAGTTGCCGTCGTCAGATCGACAACCTTCAACTCATCCTCAGGGCTGAGATAGTCGAGGATGCTGTTGAACAGGAAGCGATCAAGCTGCGCTTCGGGTAGTGGGTAAGTCCCTTCGAGTTCAATCGGATTTTGCGTGGCA is a genomic window containing:
- a CDS encoding AAA family ATPase; translation: MAFTDLNPDAAQLQTRIERFHVVREDILRQVREVIVGQDEVIDQVLIALFVGGHVLLTGMPGTAKTLMVRTVADALGLVFRRIQFTPDLMPSDITGTDIIEEDTVTGHRKWTFVQGPIFGNIVLADEINRTPPKTQAALLEAMQERSCTVRGHVYQLPAPFFVLATQNPIELEGTYPLPEAQLDRFLFNSILDYLSPEDELKVVDLTTATRTPKIVPVTHAEELLGFQTLVRQVPIAETLARYVVNLVRATRHKSDNAPDFVKKYVSYGGSIRAAQFIVLAAKARALSRKRYHVTYEDITAVAVPVLRHRILLNFHAESERIDTDNILNRLIAAIPQPKG
- a CDS encoding DUF58 domain-containing protein; protein product: MLRFRSRRADTVQRFLDPAVLGTISSLDLLARTVVDGFVAGLHRSPDFGFSQEFAEYRAYAPGDDLRHVDWSLYGRTDRTYIKRYRGETNSQLTVLLDASNSMEFTSGGVKKMDYARFIAAALFYLAIKRQRDAAGLIVFDDEVRDYVRPSVRNGQLARLLGGLEAAEPRARTDFGKPLQHFQELLHRRGIAIVISDFYEDPELVVKTIEPLRFHGNEVVLFHILDPQEVRPVMNGPSVLVDLETEQRIEVIPEYAKTTYREKIDAHVESLRSKTKAAGMDYQLLLTDQPLDNALREYLTLRQAGN